The following is a genomic window from Bacteroidales bacterium.
TTTCATCAGACAGAATATTCCACCGCATATTAATACTGATACTATTCCCTTTATTCTACTATATAGCAGGTGCATATGCAATGATTTTCGCTGCATTATATACTATCCATAACATTATACATCTGAAAGGGACACAGAAATTTGTTTATTCATTTTTATTGCTGGCACTTGGGCTCATTTCATTTTTTATTGGCTGGAAAATTTTATTCCTGCAAACAGTTGAACAATTGACTTTATATCCGTTCCCTGCTTTTGCTAATCCTTCATATAAAATCTTTTTTTTCATACTTGCAGGGTACATAATATTTTATCCGCTGATTCCACGGGTGACCAACAAACTGAAGCAGAGCAGACTGAATAAGAAGCTATACTCATATATTACTATCGGAGTAGTTTATGCATTAACAACATTATTCCTGTTTAATATATACAATCCACAGACTGCCAGAGTAATAGAGCTTGAAAGACTGGTGTTCGCGGAGAAGTGGAATGAAGCAATTGATTTGCATGAGAAGAAGCCTTCAAGAAATCTCATCGGACAATATTTTTATAATATTGCCCTTTCAGAAACCGATCAGCTCTGTGAAAGGTTGTTTTTTGGGAGTCAGGATTTTGCAGCAGGGTCACTTGTATTACCCTGGGGCGATGATCATCTCGACAGGGGAGCCTATTTCTATTATTCCATAGGACTTATAAATGAAGCTCATCGCTGGGCATATGAAGAGATGGTTGTTTACGGCAACCGGCCTCAGAATATAAGGTTACTTGCCAAAACAAGCCTCATTAACGGCGACTATGAAATGGCAAGGAGATATTTAAGCATCCTGAAAAAGACGATCTATTACCGCCGATGGGCAAAGAAATATGAGGCAATGGCAGATAATCCGGAACTTATCAAATCTGATCAGGATCTGGGATCCAGATTATCTCTCCTCCCGAAGACTAGTTTCTTTATACAATTCAATGAACCCCAAAACAATATCCCTCTTTTACTCGAAGGCCAACCAGACAACAGAAGGGCAATAGAGTATTATATGGCAGGTCTTCTTCTAACTAAACAAGTTGAAGTCATTGTTAATAATGTTAAAAGTCTGAAGTCTTCCGGATTTGACCATATCCCGCGTCATATTGAGGAGGCTGTATTAATTTACTATAACAGTACCAAGACACTTCCTGACCTTGGAGGACTTATTATTAATCCGGCAACCCAGGACCGTTTTAACCGGTATTTCAGTGCATATGTTAATGAGAGGAAGAATCAGGCAACATTAAAGGAGAATATGCAGAAGCAATTCGGGAATACGTTCTGGTACTATTTTCATTTTAAGTGAAGATTGTAAAATTTTGCAGCATTGTCATAGATTATCATCTTAGCAATCGTTTTTGCCTCTTTTTCAGTCAGATAACCATCCCTCACCTTACCTATCAGAACATTTGAAATAATATTTTTGGCACTTTTTAATTCACTGTACACATTTTCAACCACCATACAGTCACCTCCGAAAGCCATTATTTTACTCACAGGAACTGTTTCCAGCCATTCATTAAGATACTGTTCGCTGTAAGATGGTGAGATAGCATAGGTCCAATTCATATCAATATAGACATTTCTATAGTTCTTTGCCAATGTAGAAAGCTCCCCACCATAAGGATAGCTGCCATGAAATAATACAAAATTAACTTCAGGAAAATCTCTAAACAGAGACACCAGTAAAGCAGGATTGGAATTTGTTATCAGGCTCTTGCTGTCAGATTGCAGCCCGGTATGGAACGCAACCGGCAGATTGTACTCTTTTGCCAGTTTAAGCAATTGATAATACATATAATCCTGTAATGGTTTGGCATCTTTGAATGAAATTACTTTATCTGAGTTACCATTAACAAGAGATCGAAAGATTTTTCTTGCAGCTTCTGTTTCTACTCTATCTGCACTCAGAGTACGTGAATAGGCAATAAAAATTTTAACAACTGACATTCCGTTCCTGACCTCTTTTTCAAATGCGGTCCTCAATGATTTAACAAAATCTTCGAGCGAGTAAATAGGATCAAGCTGATTTATAGCCAACGAATCGATCCGGTACTTGGATTTTATAAGAATCCAGTCATCAAAGCGTTTTGCATAACGGAAATAATCATCTTTTCTGTTCATATTATATCCGTCCTGAATTACAAAATCTATCCGGCATGAATCTCTGAGTATCCTTTCAAACCAAACGGAATTATAAGCTATTTCAATTTTCTCAGATAGTATTCTTACAGTTGATTCATTCAAGTCGTTAATTCCATAAAGATTTCTGATACTGCAAAGGATATTCCTGTTAAAAGAAGTGTTGAAGGAATTATTCCAGTAAGGCTCTATTATCCTCCATTTCTGCAATGGAGAATGCTGTTCATTGAATAATGGGGTAAAAAGTGAATCAGGCATTCCAGCTGATAATAGGTCCTCATAACTGTTCGGCTGAAAAAGAAGCATAAAATCAAGAAAATAACTTCCTTTCAGTATCTCCGGAGTAAAAAGATGTTCATGGGTATCAATAACCCTCAATGAATCAATATAGTTTCTGATCCTGATTTCATATCCGACAGATGGTAATATCTTTGTCCTTGCATTTGCAATGGTTTGAGTACAAAAGATTACTTGTAACAAGAATATAAAACATAATTTAATTACGCTCAGAAACAACCTGTTTAAAGATACCATCGCCAGACATAATAATTCTCTGCAAGTTAGATCAAATTAATATTGCGTTTTTTTTATTTAATATTTTTTAACAAAAAAAAAGAGCCCCGCTTTCGCGGGACTCTTAATATTTAATTAAAGTATTACTAATAACTAGTAGGAAGGATCCTGTGTAATAACGCCTTTCTGAAGGTCGATAACTCCCTGATAAATTGGCCAGTAATCATCTTCAGTAGCATTGAATGATGCTCCCTGCAGGAATGTTCTGAATTGAACATCCTGTGCTATATAAGCATTCAATGTCGGAGCAAGTATACCCCAGCGCCTCAGGTCAAAGAAGCGGTGGTTCTGCAATGCGAACTCAAGTCTTGTCTCTTCCTGAACAGCTTTCAAAGCATTAGCTTTTGTGTCGAATGGAAATACGCCACCGGCAGGATAAAGCTCAATTTTATAATTTGCTGCAGGCTTTGTCCAGTCAATAACTGTGGAGGTTGATGTAAGATTTTTTGTACTGCTGACGAGGCCCATAACCGGAGTACTTGTTTTTGCACGGTTACGTATCATGTTAACATATGTTCTTGCGAGTTCAAGATCATTATCTTCAATAGCAACTTCAGCTCTCCAGAGCAGGATACTAGCATACCGGTAGGTTCTGTAATTTTTACCATTTCTGAAACCAGTTCCATTAAGGTTCAGGCTCTGCTCGGAAAGTTTATGCATGAAAATTTTGGTTCCGTATGGGCCACCATTTCCCTGCTCGCGGATCCAGTCATTACCAGGCATAATACCCCAGCCTAGGAAATCGACACCTCGACGGGCGATAAGATGGTCAACACGCGGATCGAGAGGTTCGGTAGTTGGAGTGAAGTCTGCACCGGAACCAACTCCCATGTCGCTAGCAAGCGGTTTGCGAGCTGCAGGATCAAGAACAGGTAAGCCGTTAGCATCAACCTGGAAAGCCTCGAAGAGGTTCTGTGAAGGCTGATAAAATCCCCATCCGCCGCAGCTGGCTGCGCCTTTCTGAAAGAAGTTACAACCGGAACCAGCAACTGATGAATATGCAGTAGCAGTAGTAGTACACTGTAACTCGAAAATAGACTCTGAGTTATTCTCATGGGTCATATCGAAGTTCCAGTAGAACTCAGTTGCGAGACTGAATTTTCCGCTGCTGATGATATCATCAAGAAGTGGTTTTGCGAGTGAGTATTCTTTCTGATACATATGTGCCTGAGCTTTGGCAGCTTCAGCAGCATATTTTGTTGCACGACCTGCCTGATTATTGTATTTAGTGGTTGGCAGATTGTCGATTGCATACTGAAGGTCAGCTTCGATCCCATCCCATCCTGCATCGGTATTAGGCACATCCTGAGGAAGAAGAGTTCCTAGTTCAGTGGTGGTTTTAATATAGGGGATCTTTTCAAAGATCTTGTTTGCCTGCATATGGAACCAGGCTCTCAGGAATTTAGCTTCAGCTTCAACTTGTGTAGCTCTTGCTGCATCCAGAGGTTTTGGACCTTTTTGTGCTGCCCATAGAAAATCAAGACATACATTAGCACGGGCAACGCCATCATAGCAGAGTGTCCATCTTTCATTCAGGTAGGGATTATTTGGCAATGCCTCATATCTCTCAAGAAGATTGAAGTTAGCCTGGTCACCAGATGAGGTTCCTTTATAAGCATCATCTGAGCATCCGCCGGCATATGTCCAGTCGCTTGTAATAGCGCCACCGAACATCGACCCTCCATTCTCCATCCTTTCATACACGCCAATAAGAAGTGCTTCTACTCCATCAGGTGTCTGAATTACTGATCCTGCTGCTACTCCCGGGGGTTCTTTAGTAAGAAAATCTTCGCTGCAGGAATTAATCAGCAGAAGTCCTCCAAGAAAGAATGTAATTGACAATAATTTGATTATTCTTTTCATATCTCTTTCGTTTAATTATTAATAAATATCATTGTTAGAGACCAAAGGTTATACCAAAGATGAACTGCTGTGGTGTTGGCCATGCTCCTGAATCGATACCCATGTTGATACCTGCACCTGCAAGCTCAGGATCGAGTCCTGAATATTTGGTAATTGTAAAGAGGTTAGAAGCCTGGAAATAAAGCTGAAGAGTACTAACTTTGTTATCAAGCATCTTATTGAAGTCGTAACCGATCCTTAATGACTTCATACGAAGGAATGAACCATCCTCAAGGAATGCTGTTGAAGGCTCCTGATGCGGTGTATCATTCGAATAAATGATTGGCATTGTTGCATCTGCATTACTTGCAAGATATGGGCTACCCCATGATTCATAGAGTCTTCTGTGGCTCTTTCCTGATTCAAACTGTGTATAGTCGATAAAACGGCTAACATAGTTTACAACCTCGTTTCCAACAGATGTATAAAGAGTTGTCGACAAGCTTAATCCTTTGTATTCTACATTCAGACTCAAACCTGCAGTGAAATCAGGATGAGGTGATCCGATATAAGTTCTGTCACCAGCATCGATATATCCGTTGCCATCAACATCCTTGTATTTAAAGTGACCGGGTTTGTTATATGTACCAGTGGCTCCGAATGCTTTTGGCCATGCGTCAGCTTCAGCCTGATCCATGAAGAGTCCTTCGGAGATATATCCGAAGAATTCCGGGAATGCACGACCAGTCTGAGTCCTTGTATAATACTTCTCACGGTAACCTGAACCCTGGTAGAAATCACTCTCAACATCGGTAAGTTTCACAAGTTCGTTCTTATAATGTGAGAATACAAGATCAGCATTAAAGTTAAGATCTCCGTTCATTGCTGTGTTTGAATAACCAAGTGTGATATCAAAACCTGTGTTTTTCATCTCACCAATGTTGATTGATGGTCTGGTAGCTGTACCAAGAACAAGAGGTAATTGTTTCCGATACAACATGTCCTTTGTTGACCGCTGCCATAAATCTATTGTAGCAGTCAAATTCTTGATAAGAGTAGCATCGATACCGAAGTTAGTTGTTGTGGTGGTTTCCCATTTTACATCGGTATTACCAAATGTAGCCTGAGAGAATCCAGGATTAAAAGAAGTATTTCCACCGGTCATGCCATAACTTGCGTTCTGCTCATGGTAAGCAAACTGGGTATAAGGATTATAGTCATCCATACGGTCATTTCCGACAGCACCGTAACCTGCACGTATCTTTAACTCACCCAACCAGCTTTTTGTTGATGCCATAAATGCCTCTTCAGAGATTCTCCATCCGAGTGAGAAGGCCGGGAATACTCCATATTTCTGATTTCCGAAACGTGAAGAACCATCACGACGTAAAACAGCTTCCAGCATATATTTATCTGCATAGGTGTAATTGGCACGGCCAAACAGAGAGAACAAGCTGTACTGACTGTATGAGTCACTGTTTGCAATACTTCTCAAACCGGTGTTTAAACTCATATAATTAACATCAAGGAATGGATATTCTGCCCTGCTGGCAGCCATATACCAATAGTCGTTATCATATGCTTCAGAACCGG
Proteins encoded in this region:
- a CDS encoding RagB/SusD family nutrient uptake outer membrane protein — encoded protein: MKRIIKLLSITFFLGGLLLINSCSEDFLTKEPPGVAAGSVIQTPDGVEALLIGVYERMENGGSMFGGAITSDWTYAGGCSDDAYKGTSSGDQANFNLLERYEALPNNPYLNERWTLCYDGVARANVCLDFLWAAQKGPKPLDAARATQVEAEAKFLRAWFHMQANKIFEKIPYIKTTTELGTLLPQDVPNTDAGWDGIEADLQYAIDNLPTTKYNNQAGRATKYAAEAAKAQAHMYQKEYSLAKPLLDDIISSGKFSLATEFYWNFDMTHENNSESIFELQCTTTATAYSSVAGSGCNFFQKGAASCGGWGFYQPSQNLFEAFQVDANGLPVLDPAARKPLASDMGVGSGADFTPTTEPLDPRVDHLIARRGVDFLGWGIMPGNDWIREQGNGGPYGTKIFMHKLSEQSLNLNGTGFRNGKNYRTYRYASILLWRAEVAIEDNDLELARTYVNMIRNRAKTSTPVMGLVSSTKNLTSTSTVIDWTKPAANYKIELYPAGGVFPFDTKANALKAVQEETRLEFALQNHRFFDLRRWGILAPTLNAYIAQDVQFRTFLQGASFNATEDDYWPIYQGVIDLQKGVITQDPSY
- a CDS encoding amidohydrolase family protein encodes the protein MLQVIFCTQTIANARTKILPSVGYEIRIRNYIDSLRVIDTHEHLFTPEILKGSYFLDFMLLFQPNSYEDLLSAGMPDSLFTPLFNEQHSPLQKWRIIEPYWNNSFNTSFNRNILCSIRNLYGINDLNESTVRILSEKIEIAYNSVWFERILRDSCRIDFVIQDGYNMNRKDDYFRYAKRFDDWILIKSKYRIDSLAINQLDPIYSLEDFVKSLRTAFEKEVRNGMSVVKIFIAYSRTLSADRVETEAARKIFRSLVNGNSDKVISFKDAKPLQDYMYYQLLKLAKEYNLPVAFHTGLQSDSKSLITNSNPALLVSLFRDFPEVNFVLFHGSYPYGGELSTLAKNYRNVYIDMNWTYAISPSYSEQYLNEWLETVPVSKIMAFGGDCMVVENVYSELKSAKNIISNVLIGKVRDGYLTEKEAKTIAKMIIYDNAAKFYNLHLK